In Pogoniulus pusillus isolate bPogPus1 chromosome 1, bPogPus1.pri, whole genome shotgun sequence, one DNA window encodes the following:
- the SLC39A9 gene encoding zinc transporter ZIP9 isoform X1, with protein MDDFRSIFLLSLAMLVACYVAGIIPLAVNFSEEKLKLVTVLGAGLLCGTALAVIVPEGVHALYEDVLEGKHHPASEVQHVMESEKVAEMPAVPEYGHDHSRLHAYIGVSLVLGFVFMLLVDQIGSSHVHSTDDPEAARSGNSKITTTLGLVVHAAADGVALGAAASTSQTSVQLIVFVAIMLHKAPAAFGLVSFLMHAGLERNRIRKHLLVFALAAPVMSMVTYLGLSKSSKEALSEVNATGVAMLFSAGTFLYVATVHVLPEVGGIAHSHRSESSGGKGLSRLEVAALVAGCLIPLVLSIGHHH; from the exons atgGATGACTTCCGCTCCATCTTCCTGCTGTCTTTGGCCATGCTGGTCGCCTGCTATGTGGCAGGAATTATCCCCTTGGCAGTTAATTTTTCCGAG GAGAAGTTAAAGTTGGTGACTGTcctgggtgctgggctgctgtgtgGAACTGCGTTAGCTGTCATTGTGCCAGAAGGAGTACATGCACTTTATGAAGATGTTTTGGAGG GGAAGCATCACCCAGCAAGTGAGGTGCAGCATGTGATGGAGTCTGAGAAGGTAGCAGAAATGCCAGCGGTACCCGAGTATGGCCATGACCACTCCAGGTTGCATGCCTACATTGGTGTATCTCTTGTCCTTGGCTTTGTCTTCATGCTCTTGGTGGATCAGATAGGCAGCTCTCATGTGCACTCTACAGATG ATCCAGAAGCTGCAAGATCAGGCAACTCCAAAATCACCACAACGCTGGGACTGGTAGTCCATGCTGCAG CTGACGGTGTTGCGTTGGGTGCAGCCGCTTCTACTTCTCAGACCAGCGTCCAGTTGATAGTGTTTGTTGCAATTATGTTGCACAAG GCACCAGCTGCCTTTGGCCTGGTTTCCTTCTTGATGCACGCTGGGCTGGAGCGGAATCGCATTAGAAAACACTTGCTGGTCTTTGCATTAGCAGCACCTGTTATGTCCATGGTGACATACTTAGGGCTGAGCAAG AGCAGTAAAGAGGCCCTTTCAGAAGTCAATGCCACTGGAGTTGCTATGCTCTTTTCTGCTGGGACTTTTCTTTATGTTGCCACAGTTCATGTCCTCCCAGAAGTAGGAGGAATTGCTCATAGCCACAGATCTGAATCAAGTGGAGGGAAAGGACTCAGTCGTCTGGAGGTGGCAGCCCTTGTAGCAGGATGCCTTATTCCTCTCGTTTTGTCCATTGGACACCATCACTGA
- the ERH gene encoding enhancer of rudimentary homolog — protein MSHTILLVQPTKRPEGRTYADYESVNECMEGVCKMYEEHLKRMNPNSPSITYDISQLFDFIDDLADLSCLVYRADTQTYQPYNKDWIKEKIYVLLRRQAQQASK, from the exons ATG TCTCACACAATTCTACTTGTCCAGCCTACCAAGAGGCCAGAAGGCAGAACATATGCTGACTATGAATCGGTGAATGAGTGCATGGAAG GAGTCTGTAAAATgtatgaggagcatctgaagAGAATGAATCCCAACAGTCCATCCATTACGTACGACATCAGCCAGTTGTTTGACTTCATTGATGACTTGGCAGACCTCAGCTGTCTTGT TTACCGTGCTGATACTCAGACATACCAACCATACAACAAAGACTGGATAAAGGAGAAGATCTATGTCCTCCTCCGCAGGCAGGCCCAGCAAGCAAGCAAATAA
- the SLC39A9 gene encoding zinc transporter ZIP9 isoform X2, with translation MESEKVAEMPAVPEYGHDHSRLHAYIGVSLVLGFVFMLLVDQIGSSHVHSTDDPEAARSGNSKITTTLGLVVHAAADGVALGAAASTSQTSVQLIVFVAIMLHKAPAAFGLVSFLMHAGLERNRIRKHLLVFALAAPVMSMVTYLGLSKSSKEALSEVNATGVAMLFSAGTFLYVATVHVLPEVGGIAHSHRSESSGGKGLSRLEVAALVAGCLIPLVLSIGHHH, from the exons ATGGAGTCTGAGAAGGTAGCAGAAATGCCAGCGGTACCCGAGTATGGCCATGACCACTCCAGGTTGCATGCCTACATTGGTGTATCTCTTGTCCTTGGCTTTGTCTTCATGCTCTTGGTGGATCAGATAGGCAGCTCTCATGTGCACTCTACAGATG ATCCAGAAGCTGCAAGATCAGGCAACTCCAAAATCACCACAACGCTGGGACTGGTAGTCCATGCTGCAG CTGACGGTGTTGCGTTGGGTGCAGCCGCTTCTACTTCTCAGACCAGCGTCCAGTTGATAGTGTTTGTTGCAATTATGTTGCACAAG GCACCAGCTGCCTTTGGCCTGGTTTCCTTCTTGATGCACGCTGGGCTGGAGCGGAATCGCATTAGAAAACACTTGCTGGTCTTTGCATTAGCAGCACCTGTTATGTCCATGGTGACATACTTAGGGCTGAGCAAG AGCAGTAAAGAGGCCCTTTCAGAAGTCAATGCCACTGGAGTTGCTATGCTCTTTTCTGCTGGGACTTTTCTTTATGTTGCCACAGTTCATGTCCTCCCAGAAGTAGGAGGAATTGCTCATAGCCACAGATCTGAATCAAGTGGAGGGAAAGGACTCAGTCGTCTGGAGGTGGCAGCCCTTGTAGCAGGATGCCTTATTCCTCTCGTTTTGTCCATTGGACACCATCACTGA